In Strigops habroptila isolate Jane chromosome 4, bStrHab1.2.pri, whole genome shotgun sequence, a single genomic region encodes these proteins:
- the VPS37C gene encoding vacuolar protein sorting-associated protein 37C — MDTLRNRTVEELQELQENTEEIERLALESQEVQELQLEREMSLAANRSLAEQNLKFQAPLETGRSDLSSKYEELQKLAQRCQEQKAKLEKFSAAMNPQTLLDLLQVESQKIEEESEQMAEKFLEGEVPLETFLEQFSIMRKLSHLRRVRVEKLQEILRKSGALQEPQEQPPPHGPVPTEPPKPQPFPSGAPPAAPAFPLPYSPTPNVAAGPTAHGALPPAPFSGSPVAVGHVASSQPTFPYKPPPAPGYPPAQAAESGYPKPPSSPAPGYSWSPSRGPPQPPPFPGSHPSPPPAPPRPGYPPFFPPGAARAQCPYPTQPPLPNFPIPPQPPYPPGAPPPFGYPPLPNPQRPAWPGY; from the exons ATGGACACGCTGAGGAACCGCACggtggaggagctgcaggagctgcaggagaacaCGGAGGAGATCGAGCGCCTGGCGCTGGAGTCGCAGGAG gtccaggagctgcagctggagagggaGATGTCCCTGGCTGCCAACAGGAGCTTGGCTGAGCAGAACCTCAAGTTCCAGGCGCCGCTGGAGACGGGGCGCAGTGACCTCTCCAGCAAATACgaggagctgcagaagctggCTCAGAGGTGCCAGGAGCAAAAGGCAAAGCTGG AGAAGTTCTCTGCAGCAATGAATCCTCAGACCTTGCTGGATCTCCTGCAGGTGGAAAGCCAGAAGATTGAAGAGGAGTCTGAG CAAATGGCTGAGAAGTTCCTGGAGGGCGAGGTGCCCCTGGAGACGTTCCTGGAGCAGTTTTCCATCATGAGGAAGTTGTCCCACTTGCGCCGGGTGAGAGTGGAAAAGCTCCAGGAGATCCTCAGGAAGTCGGGAGCGCTGCAGGAGCCTCAGGAGCAGCCACCTCCTCATGGACCTGTGCCCACAGAGCCCCCAAAGCCACAGCCCTTCCCTTCAggagctcctccagcagctcctgccttcccccTGCCCTACAGCCCAACCCCAAACGTGGCAGCTGGCCCCACAGCACACGGagctctccctcctgctcccttctctGGCTCCCCAGTCGCCGTGGGACACGTTGCTTCCTCCCAGCCCACCTTTCCCTATaaacctcctccagctcctgggtACCCACCAGCACAAGCTGCTGAATCCGGGTATCCCAAACCCCCCTCTTCTCCAGCACCAGGTTATTCCTGGTCTCCATCCAGGGGCCCACCTCAGCCCCCCCCATTCCCTGGCTctcatccttctcctcctccagcacccccCAGACCTGGGtatcctcctttcttcccccctggAGCAGCGAGAGCACAGTGTCCATACCCAACCCAGCCTCCTCTCCCTAACTTCCCAATCCCCCCCCAACCTCCTTATCCTCCTGGAGCACCTCCACCCTTTGGATACCCCCCACTTCCCAATCCCCAGCGCCCTGCTTGGCCTGGCTACTAA